In Triticum aestivum cultivar Chinese Spring chromosome 5B, IWGSC CS RefSeq v2.1, whole genome shotgun sequence, the following proteins share a genomic window:
- the LOC123117418 gene encoding 60S ribosomal protein L24-like — translation MVLKTELCRLSGAKIYPGKGIRFIRSDCQVFLFSNSKCKRYFHNHLKPAKLTWTARFRKQHKKDIHVEAAKKRRRTTKRLYSRSIVGAFLDVIQKKRAEKPEVRDVAREAALHEIKERIKKTKNEKRAKKVVVTMYQKAAGRVNAPKPGKAPKVGGGGGKR, via the exons ATGGttctcaa GACAGAGCTCTGCCGTCTCAGCGGTGCGAAGATATACCCAGGGAAGGGTATCAGATTCATCCGTTCAGACTGTCAG GTATTCCTTTTCTCGAACTCCAAGTGCAAGCGCTACTTCCACAACCATCTCAAGCCCGCTAAGCTCACATGGACGGCCAGGTTCAGGAAGCAGCACAAGAAG GATATCCATGTTGAGGCTGCAAAGAAGAGGCGGCGCACAACTAAAAGGCTGTATTCCAGGTCTATTGTCGGTGCTTTTCTTGATGTCATCCAGAAGAAGAGAG CTGAGAAGCCTGAGGTCCGTGATGTAGCCAGGGAAGCAGCTCTCCA TGagatcaaggagcgcatcaagaagaccaagaACGAGAAGCGAGCTAAGAAGGTGGTGGTGACGATGTATCAGAAAGCTGCCGGGAGAGTCAACGCCCCTAAACCCGGGAAGGCCCCcaaggttggcggcggcggcgggaagcgCTAG